In one window of Poriferisphaera corsica DNA:
- a CDS encoding GDP-mannose 4,6-dehydratase, translating to MSSTFIVTGVAGLVGSHVAEQLLREGHTVVGIDNINDYYSVPQKLQNLEAVKQHVNFTFYDDDIREGEKMLSIFEKHQPDGVAHLAAMANVRYSIGRSQLYSDVNIMGSVNLLEAARVTHTNTFVFASTSSVYGHTKQLPFVETDTCNEPLSAYPASKKAIELMGYTYHNLHEMNFTALRFFSVYGKRARPDMMPFMVTDKLVRGETITLFNAGQMKRDWTYVGDIAAGVVAALKKPLGYEVINIGRGEPVLMADFVGMLEELTGKKAKLETPPAPASEPAITFANIGKARELLGYDPTTPVEIGLKHMWEWYRDMYID from the coding sequence ATGTCCTCGACGTTTATTGTGACGGGTGTAGCGGGATTGGTTGGTTCTCATGTTGCTGAGCAATTGCTGCGTGAAGGACATACTGTGGTGGGGATCGACAATATAAATGATTATTACAGTGTTCCGCAGAAGTTGCAGAATCTGGAAGCTGTGAAGCAGCATGTCAATTTCACGTTTTATGATGACGACATCCGTGAGGGGGAAAAGATGTTGTCTATTTTTGAGAAACATCAGCCGGATGGGGTCGCGCATCTGGCGGCGATGGCGAATGTGCGGTATTCGATTGGTCGATCGCAGTTGTATTCGGATGTGAACATCATGGGGTCGGTGAATTTACTTGAAGCAGCGCGTGTGACGCATACAAATACGTTTGTGTTTGCATCAACGAGTTCAGTGTATGGTCACACGAAGCAGTTGCCGTTTGTTGAGACGGATACGTGTAATGAGCCGTTGTCGGCGTACCCTGCGTCGAAGAAGGCGATTGAGTTGATGGGGTATACGTATCATAATTTGCATGAGATGAATTTTACGGCTTTGCGATTTTTCTCGGTTTATGGGAAGCGGGCGAGGCCTGACATGATGCCGTTTATGGTGACGGACAAGCTGGTGAGAGGGGAGACAATTACGCTGTTCAATGCTGGACAGATGAAACGCGACTGGACGTATGTGGGTGATATCGCGGCGGGTGTTGTTGCGGCATTAAAAAAACCGTTGGGTTATGAGGTGATCAATATTGGTCGGGGTGAACCGGTGTTGATGGCTGATTTTGTGGGGATGTTGGAAGAATTGACTGGGAAGAAAGCGAAATTGGAGACGCCGCCAGCTCCGGCGTCCGAGCCAGCGATTACGTTTGCTAATATCGGCAAG